From one Lycorma delicatula isolate Av1 chromosome 2, ASM4794821v1, whole genome shotgun sequence genomic stretch:
- the LOC142320566 gene encoding uncharacterized protein LOC142320566 isoform X2 gives MSLLQLICIVPGKPTDVELLQQKKILHEFWYVHLQMVNAVFNMTAFACQGRSMSVLETRVSNQNHPVQRMYFLSQHPILF, from the exons ATGTCGCTTTTACAATTAATATGTATTGTACCAGGTAAACCAACTGATGTTGAATTACTGCAACAGAAGAAAATTCTCCATGAATTCTGGTATGTGCATCTTCAAATGGTAAATGCAGTATTCAATATGACTGCATTTGCCTGTCAAGGACGATCGATGTCTGTGTTAGAAACAAGGGTGTCAAACCAAAATCATCCTGTGCAAAG aatgtaTTTCCTCAGCCAGCACCCCATCCTCTTTTGA